In Flammeovirgaceae bacterium 311, one DNA window encodes the following:
- a CDS encoding hypothetical protein (COG3236 Uncharacterized protein conserved in bacteria): protein MNPLLKQIQERFAAGERLKYLFFWDHTPAHGQTVGPFFFSQWYPSKFTVDGLEYQTAEHWMMSEKARLFGDKEAEEKIIQATTPGHAKDLGRQVKNFDNQKWLDNRYDIVRTGTYHKFNAHPDMKEYLLSTADRILVEASPVDNIWGIGMAKDHPDAENPLKWKGENLLGFALMEVRDQMKK from the coding sequence ATGAACCCACTGCTAAAACAGATACAGGAAAGATTCGCTGCGGGAGAACGACTGAAGTACCTGTTCTTTTGGGACCATACTCCAGCACATGGGCAGACAGTTGGACCGTTCTTTTTCAGCCAGTGGTATCCTTCTAAATTCACAGTAGACGGACTGGAATATCAAACAGCGGAGCATTGGATGATGTCGGAGAAAGCAAGGCTGTTTGGTGACAAGGAAGCTGAAGAAAAGATTATACAAGCCACTACACCTGGACATGCAAAAGATTTAGGTAGGCAGGTTAAGAACTTTGACAACCAAAAGTGGCTGGACAATAGATATGATATCGTTCGGACTGGCACTTACCACAAGTTCAACGCTCATCCGGACATGAAAGAATACCTGCTATCGACCGCAGACAGAATATTAGTAGAAGCTAGTCCTGTAGATAATATATGGGGGATTGGTATGGCTAAGGACCATCCTGACGCTGAAAATCCTCTAAAATGGAAAGGTGAAAACCTGCTCGGATTTGCGCTCATGGAAGTTAGGGACCAGATGAAAAAATAA